The following coding sequences are from one Seonamhaeicola sp. ML3 window:
- a CDS encoding NifU family protein, translating into MNTFTVSVQETSNDSIVKFETNQFLTKHQSFEFGNIDEAKLSPLAQQLFYLPFVKKVYISGNFIAVERFDIVSWKDVQDEVAEQIQTYLNNGGVVITEAEAPKKVPVTVYAEATPNPAVMKFVANKKIVTALFEFTSIDEAKLSPLASELFHLPFVKSVFIEENYVSITKYEVAEWQDITIELREFIKKFIESGKDIVLPEAVEKLEQTTQQKDSNFEALDDTSKEIVNILEEYIKPAVASDGGNIQFLSYNEETKNVSVLLQGACSGCPSSTFTLKNGIENILKQMLPNKVEMVEAING; encoded by the coding sequence ATGAACACTTTCACGGTTTCTGTGCAAGAAACATCAAACGACTCAATAGTAAAATTTGAGACCAATCAGTTTTTAACAAAACACCAAAGTTTTGAATTCGGTAACATAGACGAAGCTAAACTATCTCCTTTAGCGCAACAATTATTCTACCTTCCTTTTGTAAAAAAGGTTTACATTTCTGGAAACTTTATTGCCGTGGAACGTTTTGATATTGTTTCATGGAAAGATGTTCAGGATGAAGTTGCAGAACAGATACAAACATATTTAAATAACGGAGGTGTGGTAATAACCGAAGCGGAAGCTCCTAAAAAAGTTCCTGTAACGGTTTATGCTGAGGCAACACCAAACCCTGCCGTAATGAAGTTTGTTGCCAATAAAAAAATAGTAACGGCACTTTTTGAGTTCACATCCATAGACGAAGCTAAATTATCGCCTTTAGCCTCAGAATTATTCCATTTACCATTTGTAAAAAGTGTATTTATTGAAGAGAACTATGTTTCCATAACAAAATACGAAGTTGCAGAATGGCAAGACATTACTATTGAGCTTAGAGAATTCATAAAAAAATTCATTGAAAGCGGCAAAGACATAGTACTTCCTGAAGCTGTAGAAAAACTGGAACAAACCACGCAGCAGAAAGATTCTAATTTCGAGGCACTCGATGACACTTCAAAAGAAATTGTAAACATTTTAGAAGAGTACATTAAACCTGCTGTTGCAAGTGATGGAGGTAATATACAATTCCTGTCTTACAATGAGGAAACCAAAAATGTAAGTGTACTTCTTCAAGGTGCGTGCAGCGGATGCCCATCTTCAACATTTACACTAAAAAACGGTATAGAAAACATTCTTAAACAAATGTTGCCCAACAAAGTTGAAATGGTTGAGGCCATTAATGGATAG
- a CDS encoding mechanosensitive ion channel family protein — MDTEKWIAIAQDLIVEYGLKVIGAIVIWIIGSWIIKKITKGIAKVMTKQNYEVSLQKFLLNLIGWGLKILLFLAILSQLGIETTSFAAILAAAGLAIGMALQGSLGNFAGGVLIMIFKPFKIGDLIEAQGELGVVKEIEIFTTKLTGLSNKEIIIPNGSLSNGNIINYTTEGTRRVDLVYGVSYDADIKQTKEVMMNVLTSHPKVLKNPAPAVTVLELADSSVNFAVRPWCNTEDYWDVYFDITENTKLALDEAGIEIPYPHQVEIQKKG; from the coding sequence ATGGATACAGAAAAATGGATTGCTATCGCCCAAGATCTAATTGTAGAATATGGCTTAAAAGTTATTGGAGCTATTGTCATATGGATTATTGGTTCTTGGATTATTAAAAAAATTACAAAAGGCATTGCCAAAGTAATGACTAAGCAGAATTATGAAGTAAGCCTTCAAAAATTCTTACTCAATCTTATAGGCTGGGGCTTAAAAATTCTGTTGTTCCTCGCTATACTCTCTCAACTAGGTATTGAAACAACATCTTTTGCTGCGATCCTGGCCGCTGCAGGTTTGGCAATTGGTATGGCCTTACAAGGGTCTTTAGGAAACTTCGCAGGAGGCGTTTTAATAATGATTTTCAAACCATTTAAAATTGGCGATTTGATTGAAGCCCAAGGCGAGCTTGGTGTTGTTAAAGAAATTGAAATCTTTACCACTAAATTAACAGGTTTGTCAAATAAAGAAATTATAATTCCTAACGGCTCGTTATCTAACGGTAATATCATTAATTACACAACAGAAGGAACTAGAAGAGTGGATTTGGTTTATGGCGTTAGTTACGATGCCGACATTAAGCAGACAAAAGAAGTCATGATGAATGTACTTACATCACACCCAAAGGTTTTAAAGAATCCTGCTCCAGCGGTTACTGTATTGGAATTAGCCGATAGCTCTGTGAACTTTGCGGTTAGACCTTGGTGTAATACGGAAGACTATTGGGATGTTTACTTCGACATTACTGAAAATACCAAATTAGCGCTTGACGAAGCAGGAATAGAAATTCCTTATCCGCATCAAGTCGAAATTCAGAAAAAAGGATAA
- the tsaB gene encoding tRNA (adenosine(37)-N6)-threonylcarbamoyltransferase complex dimerization subunit type 1 TsaB — MAIILNIETATTNCSVSISKGESVIKLKEDSRNGYSHAEKLHVFIEEALKEAGIVKTDLDAVAISKGPGSYTGLRIGVSAAKGLAFALDVPLLSVSTLESLAQQVSCDNGVIVPMLDARRMEVYSAIFDENNTQIRETQAQILEESSFSEFLNKGKVYFIGDGVEKTKTLINHPNAVFIEDKLPSANNMGALAFNKYKIDDTEDVAYFEPYYLKDFVALKPKS, encoded by the coding sequence TTGGCAATAATATTAAATATAGAAACCGCAACTACGAATTGTTCGGTATCGATTTCAAAAGGAGAATCGGTTATTAAGTTAAAGGAGGATAGTAGAAATGGGTATTCACATGCCGAGAAGTTACACGTTTTTATTGAAGAAGCTCTAAAGGAAGCAGGTATTGTTAAAACGGATTTAGATGCTGTTGCAATAAGTAAAGGCCCTGGGTCTTATACCGGCCTGCGTATAGGGGTTTCTGCAGCTAAAGGTTTGGCTTTTGCATTAGATGTCCCTTTGTTATCGGTGTCTACATTAGAATCTTTGGCGCAACAGGTTTCCTGCGATAATGGTGTTATAGTGCCAATGTTAGATGCCAGAAGAATGGAGGTATATTCTGCTATTTTTGACGAAAACAATACTCAAATTAGAGAAACACAAGCACAAATTTTAGAAGAAAGTTCTTTTTCAGAATTTCTAAATAAGGGTAAAGTATACTTTATAGGAGACGGTGTTGAGAAAACAAAAACACTTATTAATCATCCCAACGCTGTATTTATTGAAGACAAATTGCCATCAGCTAACAATATGGGAGCTTTGGCTTTTAATAAATATAAAATAGACGACACCGAAGATGTCGCCTATTTTGAACCTTATTATTTAAAGGATTTTGTGGCTTTAAAGCCCAAATCGTAA
- a CDS encoding TolC family protein, translated as MKNGFLVAALLCTLQFSFGQQKKWTLQECVNYALENNISVKQSELNVKQNEIDKKDARGNFLPTLNASGSHSWNIGLNQNITTGLLENLTTQFTSFGLSSNVTLYNGLRNVNQLHRSNLAILASQYRLEDMKDDISLMVANSFLQILFNKEQLKIQQAQYTITKQDLIRTDELVEAGVLPKGDALEIKATLATQEQQIVNTENALMLSKISLAQILRIDDYENFDTQDVVYDIPLTSILNESPKTIVEKAEQYRYDIKIADANVKLAEYDLKLSKGNLQPSLSGFYGYNTRASNSDQILGVDRVPDGTFTSIGFVEGSGETVLSPNFNTERIIGGPDGLFDQFSVNDGHNFGLSLRVPIFNGFSAKNNVQRSTVNLERSKNQFEQAKLDLETEVFQAMNDAKGALKAYDAALRTEEARREAYFYAKERFGTGLSNSFDFSQSQARFEQSQSEVIRTKYDYIFKLKVLEFYFGIPIQELN; from the coding sequence ATGAAAAATGGGTTTTTGGTAGCAGCTCTGTTATGCACACTACAGTTTTCTTTCGGGCAACAAAAAAAATGGACACTACAGGAATGTGTTAATTATGCTCTAGAAAATAATATAAGTGTAAAGCAAAGTGAGTTGAATGTTAAGCAAAATGAAATAGACAAAAAAGATGCTAGAGGAAATTTTCTTCCTACACTCAATGCCTCAGGGAGTCATTCTTGGAATATTGGTTTAAACCAGAATATCACTACAGGTTTATTAGAAAATTTAACCACTCAGTTTACTTCTTTCGGTTTATCCTCGAATGTTACTCTTTACAATGGTTTACGAAATGTAAATCAGTTACACCGTTCTAATCTAGCCATTCTTGCCAGTCAATATAGGTTAGAGGACATGAAAGATGATATTTCGCTCATGGTAGCAAATTCTTTTTTACAGATTCTATTCAATAAAGAACAGCTAAAGATTCAACAAGCTCAGTACACAATTACCAAGCAAGATTTAATTCGTACCGACGAACTTGTTGAGGCTGGTGTTTTGCCTAAAGGGGATGCTCTTGAGATTAAAGCAACTTTAGCGACGCAAGAGCAGCAAATAGTAAATACGGAAAATGCACTAATGCTTTCTAAAATTAGCTTGGCGCAAATATTAAGAATAGACGACTACGAAAATTTCGACACTCAGGATGTTGTTTATGATATCCCTTTAACTTCGATACTTAACGAATCACCCAAGACTATTGTAGAAAAGGCCGAACAGTACCGTTACGATATTAAAATTGCTGATGCCAATGTTAAATTGGCAGAATATGACTTAAAACTTTCAAAAGGAAATCTGCAACCTTCCTTATCGGGGTTTTATGGGTATAATACCAGAGCATCTAACAGTGATCAAATTTTAGGAGTAGATAGGGTTCCTGATGGTACATTTACATCTATTGGTTTTGTTGAGGGAAGCGGCGAAACCGTGTTATCGCCAAATTTTAATACCGAGCGTATTATTGGTGGACCAGACGGACTTTTTGATCAATTTAGTGTGAATGATGGTCATAATTTTGGTTTAAGTTTAAGAGTGCCTATTTTTAACGGCTTTTCGGCTAAAAATAATGTGCAAAGAAGTACGGTAAACCTAGAACGTTCCAAAAATCAGTTCGAACAAGCCAAACTGGATCTTGAAACTGAAGTGTTTCAAGCAATGAATGATGCCAAAGGCGCCCTTAAAGCTTACGATGCTGCATTAAGAACAGAAGAGGCAAGAAGAGAAGCCTACTTTTATGCTAAAGAACGTTTTGGTACTGGATTATCCAATTCTTTCGATTTTAGTCAGTCTCAAGCAAGATTTGAACAATCTCAAAGTGAGGTAATTAGAACGAAATACGATTATATTTTTAAACTAAAAGTGTTGGAGTTTTATTTTGGAATTCCAATACAGGAATTAAACTAA
- a CDS encoding efflux RND transporter periplasmic adaptor subunit, which produces MNKTVKIILVLVAILALAFVLKYFMDANSKEIEVFDVEEPFYTSINTKAVATGKLNPEEEIELKPQISGIVDEILVEEGDIVEKGDLIAKIRVVPNEQALVSAKSRIASSKLSFDNAKTLYERNEALHKKGVISQQDFENSELSYKQAKETLAQAQNDYQIIKRGSISGGSSANTNIIAQISGTILEIPVREGDQVIQSNNFNAGTTIATIADMSFMIFEGKVDEAEVGKIEEGKDIKVILGAIGEKEFPAKLTFVAPKGKEENGAVQFTVKADVEVDSETNIRAGYSANAEIDIEAKDSVLAIREALLQYNRITEKPFVEILVDENKYKKESVELGLSDGINIEITKGVKEGDKIKVWNKASEDENESNDDD; this is translated from the coding sequence ATGAATAAAACAGTAAAAATTATTTTAGTTCTTGTAGCGATACTCGCTTTAGCTTTCGTATTAAAATATTTCATGGATGCCAATTCTAAGGAAATTGAGGTTTTTGATGTAGAAGAACCCTTTTACACTTCAATAAATACCAAAGCAGTAGCTACAGGTAAATTGAATCCGGAAGAGGAAATTGAGTTAAAACCTCAAATCTCTGGTATTGTAGATGAAATTCTTGTAGAAGAGGGCGATATTGTTGAAAAAGGGGACTTAATCGCAAAAATTAGAGTAGTGCCTAATGAGCAAGCCTTAGTGAGTGCTAAAAGTAGAATAGCGTCGTCTAAACTGTCTTTTGATAATGCTAAAACCCTTTATGAAAGAAATGAAGCGCTCCATAAAAAAGGTGTGATATCCCAGCAGGATTTTGAGAACAGTGAGTTGTCGTACAAACAGGCTAAAGAGACTTTAGCCCAGGCTCAGAACGATTATCAAATTATTAAACGGGGCTCTATATCTGGAGGAAGTTCTGCCAATACGAACATTATAGCTCAAATATCTGGTACTATTCTTGAAATTCCTGTTAGAGAGGGAGATCAAGTTATTCAGAGTAATAACTTTAATGCAGGGACAACTATAGCTACTATTGCCGATATGAGTTTTATGATTTTTGAAGGTAAAGTAGATGAAGCTGAGGTAGGCAAAATAGAAGAGGGTAAGGATATAAAAGTTATTCTTGGAGCTATTGGAGAAAAAGAGTTTCCTGCTAAGTTAACTTTCGTTGCTCCTAAAGGAAAAGAGGAAAACGGCGCGGTTCAGTTTACCGTAAAAGCTGATGTTGAAGTAGATTCTGAAACAAATATTAGAGCGGGTTACAGTGCGAATGCCGAAATTGATATTGAGGCAAAAGATAGTGTTCTCGCTATAAGAGAAGCTCTACTTCAGTATAACAGAATAACAGAAAAACCTTTTGTTGAAATTTTAGTTGATGAAAACAAATACAAAAAGGAAAGCGTTGAGCTAGGATTGTCTGACGGTATCAATATAGAGATAACCAAAGGCGTAAAGGAAGGTGATAAAATTAAAGTTTGGAATAAGGCCTCTGAAGATGAAAATGAAAGTAACGACGATGACTAA
- a CDS encoding ABC transporter permease yields the protein MIKFLFDRDTWQELYDSIRKNKLRTIVTIFGVGFGIFLLIALLGSARGMENSFNRLFGDFATNTVFIWGQRTSKPFKGFQEGRGVRLTLDDAHRVEEHIPGVEFVVPRSQRSTKVDRGVLSGTFQVGGDYPLLDAVEKKKLIHGRFINENDMKHKRKVTVISEDIYKQLFEKDEKAIGEYIIINGINFKVVGVFKVSNINMGPPINMHIPFTTFQQIFNQGGRIGWMVITAKPEFNIVQVEKDSKLLLKNIHKIHPSDRRAFGSANAGQQFGKVTGFLTGMQFLTWFVGIATLIAGVFAIGNILLITVKERTKEIGLRRAIGATPLEIKSQVILEAIVLCLIACFIGIIFGGITLMILNQVAGQGPDATLVNPSVSINVVFVALVILITLGTLIGLIPAFKATSVKPIEALREE from the coding sequence ATGATTAAATTTTTGTTTGATAGAGATACTTGGCAGGAATTATACGATAGTATTCGTAAAAATAAATTGCGGACAATAGTTACCATTTTTGGGGTAGGCTTTGGCATATTTCTTCTCATTGCATTATTAGGTTCGGCCAGAGGTATGGAAAATAGTTTTAATAGACTATTTGGTGATTTTGCAACCAACACTGTATTTATATGGGGACAAAGAACAAGTAAGCCATTTAAGGGTTTTCAGGAAGGTAGAGGAGTAAGGTTAACTTTAGATGACGCTCATCGCGTAGAAGAACATATTCCGGGAGTAGAGTTTGTGGTTCCAAGAAGCCAAAGAAGTACCAAAGTAGATCGGGGAGTACTCTCTGGAACTTTTCAAGTTGGAGGAGACTACCCGCTTTTAGATGCCGTAGAAAAGAAAAAACTGATTCACGGACGTTTCATAAACGAAAACGACATGAAACACAAGAGAAAGGTGACTGTCATTTCCGAAGATATTTACAAACAATTGTTTGAAAAAGATGAAAAAGCTATAGGTGAGTATATAATTATTAACGGAATAAATTTTAAAGTGGTTGGGGTTTTCAAAGTTTCAAACATAAACATGGGGCCTCCTATTAATATGCATATACCATTTACCACCTTTCAACAAATATTTAATCAAGGAGGAAGAATTGGCTGGATGGTCATAACGGCTAAGCCTGAGTTTAATATTGTTCAGGTAGAAAAGGATAGCAAACTATTGCTTAAAAATATACATAAAATCCATCCTAGCGATAGAAGGGCCTTTGGGAGTGCCAATGCAGGGCAACAATTTGGAAAGGTCACTGGGTTTTTAACAGGAATGCAATTCCTAACTTGGTTTGTGGGCATCGCAACGCTTATCGCAGGTGTTTTTGCCATTGGGAATATATTATTAATAACCGTTAAGGAAAGAACCAAGGAAATTGGTTTGAGAAGAGCAATAGGAGCAACACCTCTTGAAATAAAGAGCCAGGTAATTTTAGAGGCTATAGTACTATGTTTAATTGCGTGTTTCATAGGGATTATTTTTGGCGGTATAACGTTAATGATACTAAATCAAGTAGCAGGACAAGGGCCCGATGCTACACTAGTAAACCCGTCGGTTTCAATCAATGTGGTGTTTGTAGCCCTAGTAATTTTAATCACTTTAGGTACTTTAATTGGATTGATACCGGCATTTAAAGCCACAAGTGTAAAGCCAATAGAAGCATTAAGAGAAGAATAA
- a CDS encoding ABC transporter permease, whose protein sequence is MFDLDLWREIFQSINKNRTRSLLSGFTIAFAIMLFTILFGLANGLENTFMEFFGTDARNSIVVFPGRTTKAYKGFQSGRRIRFKNEDYDFILEEFGDDVEYITSKVNRNVEASFKGEKDSYQVRSVHPEHMYIENNIVEKGRYINNADLLNRTKVAVIGEAIDEDLFAGVESIGKYISLNGIPYKVVGVFSDDEGDNEEKVIYTPITTAQRIYGNNDYIDFIHLTYNPKLDYNQAIEFGNALTTKLKDKFGVARDDQRAIRVRNFAEGTKNVSQMMFVLNFIVLFIGLGTLIAGIMGISNIMVFIVKERTKELGVRKALGASPRSIVSIILLEAILITSLAGYIGLLIGATILSLVGPGLKTYFITNPSVETSVVVGATILLIISGVIAGYLPARKASRIKPIVALRNE, encoded by the coding sequence ATGTTTGATTTAGACCTTTGGAGGGAAATATTTCAAAGTATCAATAAAAATAGAACCAGGAGTTTACTTTCTGGTTTTACCATTGCTTTTGCCATCATGTTATTCACCATCTTGTTTGGTTTGGCAAATGGTTTAGAAAACACCTTCATGGAATTTTTTGGTACAGATGCCAGAAATTCTATCGTTGTTTTCCCAGGGAGGACTACCAAGGCTTATAAAGGATTTCAGTCAGGTAGAAGAATAAGGTTTAAAAACGAAGACTACGATTTTATTCTTGAGGAGTTTGGAGATGATGTTGAATACATAACCTCTAAGGTTAACAGGAATGTTGAAGCTTCTTTTAAAGGTGAGAAAGATTCCTATCAGGTAAGGTCTGTCCATCCTGAACATATGTACATAGAAAACAACATTGTTGAGAAGGGAAGGTACATTAATAATGCAGATTTATTAAATAGAACAAAAGTAGCCGTTATTGGAGAGGCGATAGACGAAGATTTGTTTGCCGGTGTTGAGTCTATTGGTAAGTATATCAGTCTAAATGGAATTCCGTACAAGGTTGTTGGTGTTTTTTCCGATGATGAGGGTGATAATGAAGAAAAGGTTATTTATACACCAATAACAACAGCTCAAAGAATTTATGGTAATAACGATTATATAGATTTTATTCACTTAACCTACAATCCTAAATTAGACTACAACCAAGCCATAGAATTTGGGAACGCTCTAACAACGAAGCTCAAAGATAAATTTGGTGTAGCTAGAGATGATCAACGAGCAATAAGAGTGCGGAATTTTGCAGAGGGCACAAAAAATGTTAGCCAAATGATGTTCGTGCTTAATTTTATTGTCCTGTTCATTGGTTTGGGTACGTTAATAGCGGGAATAATGGGGATAAGTAATATTATGGTTTTTATAGTAAAAGAACGTACAAAAGAGCTTGGAGTAAGAAAAGCTCTGGGGGCTTCTCCTAGATCTATAGTATCCATAATTCTCCTTGAGGCGATTTTAATTACTTCATTAGCGGGATATATAGGCTTGTTAATAGGAGCGACAATTTTAAGCTTGGTAGGACCGGGACTGAAAACGTATTTTATAACCAATCCATCGGTAGAGACTTCTGTAGTTGTTGGAGCAACAATACTTCTTATAATTTCTGGTGTGATTGCGGGTTACTTACCTGCACGAAAAGCTTCAAGAATTAAACCAATAGTAGCATTAAGAAACGAATAG
- a CDS encoding ABC transporter ATP-binding protein — MLEIKDLHKSYPIGDSHLHVLKGINLSVKEGEMVAIMGSSGSGKSTLLNIIGMLDVAEEGEYILDGLPIKDLTEKKAAVYRNKFLGFIFQSFNLINYKNALENVALPLYYQGMKRKERQEKALFHLDKVGLADWSHHLPKELSGGQKQRVAIARALAANPKLLLADEPTGALDTKTSYEIMEFIQQLNDEGKTILMVTHEEDIANMCKRIVRLRDGVIMEDAKITQVRAEQYV; from the coding sequence ATGTTAGAAATCAAAGACTTACACAAATCCTATCCTATAGGAGATTCTCATTTACATGTTTTAAAAGGAATTAATCTTTCTGTTAAAGAAGGAGAAATGGTAGCCATAATGGGGTCTTCGGGTTCTGGAAAGTCTACCTTGTTGAATATTATAGGTATGCTGGATGTTGCCGAGGAAGGGGAATATATTCTTGATGGCTTGCCCATAAAAGATTTAACTGAAAAAAAGGCAGCCGTTTACAGAAATAAGTTTTTGGGTTTCATATTTCAGTCCTTTAACCTTATTAATTACAAAAATGCCTTAGAAAACGTTGCTTTGCCACTTTATTACCAAGGCATGAAACGTAAGGAGCGTCAAGAAAAAGCATTATTTCACTTAGATAAAGTTGGTCTGGCAGATTGGTCTCACCATTTGCCTAAAGAACTTTCGGGGGGTCAAAAACAGCGTGTTGCTATTGCAAGGGCATTAGCCGCTAATCCTAAGTTATTGTTAGCAGATGAGCCAACGGGAGCTTTAGATACCAAGACTTCGTACGAGATTATGGAGTTTATCCAGCAATTAAATGATGAAGGTAAAACCATTTTGATGGTAACCCATGAAGAGGATATCGCCAACATGTGCAAGCGTATTGTTAGGTTGCGCGATGGTGTTATTATGGAGGACGCTAAAATTACACAGGTAAGAGCAGAGCAGTATGTTTGA